One Pseudomonas abieticivorans genomic region harbors:
- a CDS encoding nucleoid-associated protein — MSVEEPMAGEVVVEDEIRKVNVIVKSAITAGFERDKSITDFPFVSSLGAIWDNSDTTAQMFVEKIEEKFRKKGKLHGVFDSTSIHKTAEHLYNYIGSADFTVLVKLLCKSLERTGNLPERKGLVGGNIVFIHYSTVEADDQGRILIVMLGNQSGFEFDMNLQPKSLTSINISELKQAAFFDLNLFSIVYPELGREAYLRFIQAGSKSAFFQEALGCKQSVTNRDSAENIISAVREFAKKNAIPLSVRDKIETSITDLFSAKSKSENDKIIKLVEIQSLVDKELPLDSPLKNKYSTFVNANEYMVNDFFEVTSRTVNTLLEVEVRDNSRNYVCRVKSSSIGVAGSDKPITVDENFQFLRVPLDEVSRSRLMELLGVDYD; from the coding sequence ATGAGCGTAGAAGAACCGATGGCTGGAGAAGTAGTAGTCGAAGATGAGATCAGGAAGGTAAATGTAATCGTTAAGTCCGCTATTACCGCAGGTTTTGAGCGCGACAAAAGTATTACCGATTTCCCTTTCGTCTCATCACTTGGAGCGATCTGGGATAACTCTGACACTACGGCGCAGATGTTCGTGGAGAAGATTGAGGAGAAGTTTCGAAAAAAAGGAAAGCTGCATGGGGTTTTCGATAGCACGTCCATTCACAAAACCGCTGAGCATCTATACAATTATATCGGTAGCGCAGACTTTACAGTGTTGGTCAAGCTTTTATGTAAGTCGCTTGAAAGAACTGGCAACCTCCCTGAGCGTAAGGGCCTGGTTGGCGGTAATATAGTTTTCATTCACTATTCTACTGTTGAGGCGGACGATCAAGGCCGCATACTTATTGTCATGCTTGGAAATCAGAGCGGTTTTGAGTTTGACATGAATCTGCAGCCTAAATCGCTCACATCGATCAATATTAGTGAGCTGAAACAGGCGGCTTTTTTCGACTTGAATTTATTTTCAATAGTGTATCCTGAGCTTGGAAGAGAGGCTTATTTAAGATTTATCCAGGCCGGATCAAAGAGCGCATTTTTTCAAGAGGCACTGGGTTGTAAGCAGTCAGTCACTAATAGGGATAGTGCGGAGAATATTATTAGTGCGGTTCGCGAGTTCGCGAAAAAAAATGCGATCCCTCTTTCCGTGAGAGATAAAATTGAGACGAGTATCACTGACTTGTTTTCTGCTAAATCCAAGTCTGAGAATGACAAAATAATAAAACTAGTAGAGATTCAGAGTTTGGTTGATAAGGAGTTACCATTAGACTCGCCCTTAAAAAATAAATATTCTACATTTGTGAATGCTAATGAATACATGGTTAATGATTTTTTTGAGGTAACTAGCAGAACAGTCAATACTTTGTTGGAGGTGGAGGTCAGGGATAATAGTAGGAACTATGTCTGTCGTGTTAAGTCTTCGTCTATTGGAGTTGCAGGGTCAGATAAGCCGATTACTGTGGATGAGAACTTTCAATTTCTTAGGGTTCCGCTTGATGAGGTATCCCGTAGTCGCCTAATGGAACTACTAGGGGTGGACTATGACTGA
- a CDS encoding helix-turn-helix domain-containing protein produces the protein MKPQTQQPPRHTIRGTVMTLNTPQPPISVGVDEAARLIGVARSMFYEMIARGDIQTFKVGRRRLVRVKALEAYVRRLAKENGR, from the coding sequence ATGAAGCCGCAGACGCAGCAGCCGCCGCGTCATACCATCCGAGGCACCGTGATGACACTAAATACCCCTCAACCCCCAATATCTGTGGGGGTCGATGAAGCCGCTCGCTTGATTGGCGTAGCCCGATCAATGTTCTACGAGATGATTGCCCGAGGCGACATCCAGACGTTCAAGGTTGGGAGGAGGCGTCTGGTTAGGGTAAAGGCCTTAGAAGCATACGTAAGGCGCCTAGCCAAGGAGAACGGCCGATGA
- a CDS encoding site-specific integrase produces the protein MKEKITAKLLKSLKPQEKSYRVHDTMQPGFSIRVLPSGHASYMVTWERNKAITLGRVGKMTLEQARTEALQHLAEAHAHGEPLAVTQGRRDNGVTTLRAFLDDEYYPWFRALHKSYDKTRLAIEHGFSDFMELRISDISIRDLESKRTNWLGSGLAKSTTNRKMACLRGVLSRAVEWGRIDTHPMDKFKQHKTDALGSLRFLSTSEEERLRSALDSRQEKIRAKRENYNAWRAERKKSLFPTLRESKFADHLLPMVLISLNTGIRQGELFNLCWSDIDLIGKTLTIKGGGAKSGQTRHIPLNSEAYETLVEWQKSQAIKSYVFPSQQGNRLDNVRKSWDGVKKGAAIENFRWHDLRHTFASNLAMLGEPMNTIRELLGHSDMKMTLRYAHLAPYNKARAVEKLSQGFGQRE, from the coding sequence GTGAAAGAAAAAATCACTGCCAAGCTATTGAAATCGCTCAAGCCACAAGAAAAATCATATCGCGTGCATGACACCATGCAGCCGGGCTTTTCGATCCGCGTCCTGCCAAGCGGTCATGCATCCTACATGGTGACGTGGGAGCGTAACAAAGCGATTACTCTAGGCCGCGTAGGAAAAATGACCTTAGAGCAAGCTCGCACCGAAGCCCTGCAGCATTTGGCCGAAGCACACGCTCACGGCGAACCGTTGGCAGTGACTCAAGGTAGACGCGATAATGGCGTAACGACGCTCCGCGCCTTCCTTGATGACGAGTATTACCCGTGGTTTCGCGCCCTGCATAAGAGCTATGACAAAACTCGGCTTGCAATAGAGCACGGATTCTCTGATTTCATGGAACTTCGGATATCAGACATATCAATCCGCGATCTGGAATCCAAACGTACAAACTGGCTAGGCTCCGGGCTGGCTAAGTCAACCACTAACAGAAAGATGGCATGCCTACGTGGTGTTCTATCCCGCGCGGTAGAATGGGGTCGTATAGATACCCATCCAATGGACAAATTCAAACAACACAAAACCGACGCACTTGGAAGTCTACGTTTCCTCTCGACATCCGAAGAGGAACGATTGCGTTCAGCATTAGATAGCCGCCAAGAAAAAATAAGAGCCAAGCGCGAAAATTATAATGCATGGAGGGCTGAGAGAAAAAAATCCCTGTTTCCCACTTTGAGAGAATCAAAGTTTGCCGACCACCTCTTACCTATGGTCCTAATTTCCTTGAATACAGGGATACGTCAAGGTGAACTATTCAACCTATGCTGGAGCGATATAGATCTAATTGGGAAAACGCTGACTATCAAGGGTGGCGGAGCAAAATCGGGTCAGACTCGCCACATACCCCTAAATAGCGAGGCCTACGAAACGCTGGTAGAATGGCAAAAAAGTCAAGCAATCAAAAGCTATGTATTCCCTAGCCAACAGGGAAACCGACTTGATAATGTCAGGAAATCTTGGGACGGTGTAAAAAAGGGTGCTGCGATTGAGAATTTCCGATGGCACGACTTAAGGCATACATTTGCTTCCAATCTCGCTATGCTTGGCGAGCCTATGAATACAATCAGGGAATTGCTTGGCCATTCAGATATGAAAATGACCCTTCGATACGCACATTTGGCACCCTATAACAAAGCTCGCGCAGTTGAAAAACTTTCTCAGGGTTTTGGACAGCGCGAATAA
- a CDS encoding DMT family transporter has translation MEHTGTLAKPSSGWLNGLIGVFIFSGSLPATRVAVLDFDPVFLTVARATIAGLLALCVLLMFREKRPARAQIFSLVIVALGVVVGFPLLTALALQHVTSAHSIVFVGLLPLATAVFAVKRAGERPRPAFWLFSILGSAMVVGFAIAQGLSAAPMGDVLMLLAIVVCGLGYAEGAKLSKTLGGWQVISWALVLALPFMVLATWLYRPDSLAGVHPAAWLSLGYVSVFSMFVGFVFWYRGLAQGGIAAVGQLQLLQPFFGLALAGTLLGERVSVGMVGVTVGVIACVAGARRFSR, from the coding sequence ATGGAACACACAGGCACCTTGGCCAAACCTTCCAGCGGCTGGTTGAACGGTTTAATCGGCGTATTCATCTTCAGCGGTTCACTGCCCGCCACCCGCGTGGCCGTGCTCGACTTCGACCCGGTGTTCCTCACCGTGGCCAGGGCCACCATCGCAGGTTTGCTGGCGTTGTGCGTGCTGCTGATGTTCCGGGAAAAACGCCCTGCCCGCGCCCAGATCTTTTCGCTAGTGATCGTCGCACTGGGCGTGGTGGTGGGCTTTCCGCTGCTCACCGCGCTGGCCTTGCAGCATGTCACCTCGGCCCACTCCATCGTCTTCGTCGGGTTATTGCCGTTGGCCACTGCCGTTTTTGCCGTGAAACGCGCAGGCGAGCGGCCGCGTCCGGCGTTCTGGCTATTTTCGATCCTGGGCAGCGCGATGGTCGTGGGGTTTGCAATTGCCCAAGGCCTGTCCGCCGCCCCGATGGGCGATGTACTGATGCTGCTGGCCATCGTTGTGTGCGGCCTGGGCTATGCGGAAGGCGCCAAATTGTCGAAGACACTGGGCGGCTGGCAGGTGATTTCCTGGGCGCTGGTGCTGGCATTGCCGTTCATGGTGCTGGCCACCTGGCTTTACCGGCCCGACAGCCTTGCTGGGGTGCACCCGGCGGCGTGGCTTAGCTTGGGCTATGTCTCGGTGTTCAGCATGTTCGTGGGGTTTGTGTTTTGGTACCGCGGGCTGGCGCAAGGCGGGATTGCGGCGGTGGGGCAATTGCAGTTGCTGCAGCCGTTTTTTGGGCTGGCGTTGGCGGGGACGCTGTTGGGGGAGCGGGTAAGTGTTGGGATGGTGGGGGTGACGGTGGGGGTGATTGCGTGTGTGGCGGGGGCTCGGCGGTTTTCTAGGTGA
- a CDS encoding PLP-dependent aminotransferase family protein, translating into MPRARYKTLVDTLAADIRGGRLLPGTRLPTHRELAAREGLALVTASRVYAELETMGLVSGETGRGTFVREALLPPGQGIDQPTVPAGAMDLNFNYPTLPGQADMLRNGLRQLAGSGDLEALLRYQPHGGRPHERAVVAGHLQSLGLPVSGEQVLIVSGAQHGLAITVMGLLQPGDVVAVDALTYSGFKALAQTHRLELASIPASGLGMDLQALEKLCKQRRVRAIYTMPTLHNPLGWVMSAVERERLAAIARRYDLLIIEDAAYAFLVENPPPPLATFAPERTVYVSGLSKSVATGLRVGFVAAPLAWVHTMERAIRATTWNTPGVMTAMACNWLNDGTVGRCEVEKRLDAQVRFSVAERVLRGMPMIGHPASYFLWLPLAEELRADQVAVALLRENVSVSTAEPFATSVNVPHAIRLALGSVALEVLPVALDKVRRVIGVYD; encoded by the coding sequence ATGCCCCGTGCCCGGTACAAGACACTGGTGGACACCCTCGCTGCGGATATTCGCGGCGGTCGCTTGCTGCCCGGCACGCGCCTGCCCACCCATCGCGAATTGGCGGCCAGGGAAGGCCTGGCCCTGGTGACGGCTTCGCGGGTGTACGCCGAGTTGGAAACCATGGGCCTGGTCAGCGGTGAAACCGGGCGCGGCACTTTCGTGCGTGAAGCGCTGCTGCCGCCAGGGCAGGGTATCGATCAGCCGACGGTGCCGGCGGGGGCGATGGACCTCAATTTCAACTACCCCACCTTGCCCGGCCAAGCCGACATGCTGCGCAACGGCTTGCGCCAGTTGGCAGGCTCCGGCGACCTGGAAGCCTTGCTGCGCTACCAGCCCCACGGCGGTCGCCCCCATGAGCGTGCGGTGGTGGCGGGCCATTTGCAGTCCCTTGGGTTGCCCGTGAGTGGTGAGCAGGTGCTGATTGTCAGCGGCGCGCAGCACGGCCTGGCGATAACGGTGATGGGGCTGTTGCAGCCCGGTGACGTGGTGGCGGTGGATGCGCTGACCTATTCAGGCTTCAAGGCATTGGCCCAAACCCATCGCCTGGAATTGGCGTCGATACCCGCCTCGGGCTTAGGAATGGATCTGCAGGCGCTGGAAAAACTCTGCAAGCAACGGCGGGTGCGCGCGATCTATACCATGCCGACCTTGCACAACCCGCTCGGTTGGGTGATGAGCGCAGTTGAGCGCGAACGCTTGGCCGCCATCGCGCGCAGGTATGACCTGCTGATCATCGAGGACGCGGCCTACGCCTTCCTGGTCGAAAACCCGCCGCCGCCCTTGGCAACCTTTGCCCCGGAGCGAACCGTGTATGTGTCCGGGCTCTCCAAAAGCGTGGCGACCGGGCTGCGGGTTGGCTTCGTGGCCGCGCCGCTAGCGTGGGTGCACACTATGGAGCGGGCGATTCGTGCGACCACCTGGAACACGCCGGGCGTGATGACGGCTATGGCGTGCAATTGGTTGAACGACGGCACTGTCGGCCGCTGCGAAGTGGAAAAGCGCCTGGACGCACAGGTACGCTTCAGCGTGGCCGAGCGGGTATTGAGGGGCATGCCGATGATCGGGCATCCGGCTTCGTACTTCTTATGGCTGCCGCTTGCCGAAGAGCTCAGGGCAGACCAGGTCGCTGTGGCGCTGCTGCGCGAAAACGTCTCCGTTTCCACAGCCGAACCGTTTGCCACCTCCGTCAACGTGCCTCATGCAATACGCTTGGCGCTGGGTTCGGTAGCGCTGGAGGTGTTGCCGGTTGCGCTGGATAAGGTGCGGCGCGTGATAGGCGTTTATGATTAG
- a CDS encoding EAL domain-containing protein, with protein sequence MSQTFFTQPFNAISCNQCRDLESLDFQFTMAFQPIIDITSGQPYAYEALVRGLNGESAAHILGQVNDGNRYRFDQACRVKAIELAARLGLPDIPGCKLSINFLPNAVYRAETCIRATLEAARTFGFPLDRLMFEVTEGERVEDPEHLKSIFQEYERQGFTTAIDDFGSGYSGLNLLATFQPNVLKLDMALTRNIDRDPVREAIVAGIVLVAQRLGITLVAEGVETREECKALKVLGIKLMQGYLFARPQVECLPQAATAGV encoded by the coding sequence ATGAGCCAAACCTTCTTCACCCAGCCTTTCAACGCCATCAGCTGCAACCAGTGCCGTGACCTTGAAAGCCTGGACTTCCAGTTCACCATGGCTTTCCAACCCATCATCGATATCACCAGCGGCCAACCCTATGCCTATGAGGCGTTGGTGCGTGGGCTCAATGGCGAGTCTGCTGCGCATATCCTGGGGCAGGTGAATGACGGCAACCGTTACCGTTTCGACCAGGCGTGCCGCGTAAAGGCTATCGAGTTGGCTGCGCGGTTGGGTTTGCCGGATATTCCAGGCTGCAAGCTGAGCATCAACTTCCTGCCCAATGCGGTGTACCGCGCTGAAACCTGTATCCGGGCCACGCTGGAGGCGGCGCGCACTTTTGGTTTCCCCCTGGACCGCTTGATGTTCGAGGTGACCGAGGGCGAGCGGGTGGAAGACCCAGAGCATTTGAAGTCGATTTTCCAGGAGTACGAGCGCCAGGGCTTCACCACGGCGATCGATGATTTTGGCTCGGGCTATTCGGGGCTTAATCTGTTGGCGACCTTCCAACCCAATGTGCTCAAGTTGGACATGGCCCTGACCCGCAATATCGACCGCGACCCGGTACGGGAGGCGATTGTGGCGGGGATTGTGTTGGTGGCGCAGCGGTTGGGCATCACCCTGGTGGCCGAGGGGGTGGAGACGCGCGAGGAATGCAAGGCACTGAAGGTGCTGGGGATCAAGCTGATGCAGGGTTACCTGTTCGCCCGTCCGCAGGTGGAGTGCCTGCCGCAAGCCGCTACGGCAGGTGTGTAG
- the nadC gene encoding carboxylating nicotinate-nucleotide diphosphorylase, producing the protein MPNLRLADLTAEIEANVRRALLEDMGSGDITAQLIPAERLAKATIITRDDCVIAGTAWVDAVFRQLDPRVAVHWQVVDGQRAKANQPLFHLEGPARSLLTGERTALNFLQMLSGVATKAQSLADKVAGTQVKLLDTRKTLPGLRLAQKYAVTCGGCHNHRIGLYDAFLIKENHIAACGGIAQAISAAHRIAPGKPVEIEVESLEELKEALAGGADIVMLDELSLDDMREAVRLNAGKAKLEASGGINDSTLLVIAETGVDYISIGAMTKDVKAVDLSMRLSL; encoded by the coding sequence ATGCCGAATCTACGCCTCGCCGACCTGACTGCCGAGATCGAAGCCAACGTGCGCCGTGCGTTACTCGAAGACATGGGCAGCGGTGACATCACCGCCCAACTCATTCCCGCCGAGCGCCTGGCCAAGGCCACTATCATCACCCGTGATGACTGTGTGATTGCAGGCACGGCCTGGGTGGACGCAGTGTTCCGCCAACTGGACCCACGCGTGGCGGTGCACTGGCAGGTGGTCGACGGCCAGCGCGCCAAGGCCAACCAGCCGCTGTTCCACCTTGAAGGCCCGGCCCGCTCCTTGCTCACCGGCGAACGCACCGCGCTGAATTTTCTGCAAATGTTGTCGGGCGTCGCCACCAAGGCGCAAAGCCTGGCCGACAAGGTGGCCGGCACCCAGGTCAAGCTGCTCGATACCCGCAAGACCCTGCCCGGCCTGCGCCTGGCGCAAAAATACGCGGTCACCTGCGGCGGCTGCCACAACCACCGCATCGGCCTGTACGATGCCTTCCTGATCAAGGAAAACCACATCGCGGCCTGCGGCGGCATCGCCCAAGCCATCAGCGCCGCCCACCGCATCGCCCCGGGCAAGCCGGTGGAAATCGAAGTGGAAAGCCTGGAAGAACTCAAAGAAGCCCTGGCCGGCGGCGCCGACATCGTCATGCTCGACGAACTGAGCCTGGACGACATGCGTGAAGCCGTGCGCCTGAACGCCGGCAAGGCCAAGCTGGAAGCCAGCGGCGGCATCAACGACAGCACCTTGCTGGTGATCGCCGAAACCGGAGTGGATTACATCTCCATCGGCGCCATGACCAAAGACGTAAAAGCCGTCGACTTGTCGATGCGCCTGAGCCTGTAA
- a CDS encoding DUF1631 domain-containing protein: protein MHNDGKVVPLNKAAADQANQTPLARLPVVLLQLRDKAAQQLKQGLQALFDNADDTLFEMADRAQNNVDQNTFFEAMRDLRLKRKSIERGFLEKFYEAFVAIGQYDVSEPAVAVAVSYDKLALVPNDELERTVALDAMVAKVISRDGFALGQLTTRLNVLVTKRLDDASNPLGPAMLCDYFLQAGRNLGVEIKVKLIILKLFEKYVLANTELLYAEANQLLIATGVLPELKAAPARRASDHTRERPRSTPASPAHAVSPPLDDGVAEVFSALQDLLHQMRGSVAPRLESSVPVQPISTSDLMRLLSHLQQYVPNSQAAQDDYDLRHQLEQLLTRVSVKSGKSRVVGVVDEDVINLIAMLFEFILDDRNLPDSLKALIGRLQIPMLKVAVLDKSFFSRGSHPARRLLNEIASAAMGWGNRDDYQRDSLYMRVEQIVQRLLNDFVDDPALFSELLVDFLAFSNDERRRAELLEQRTRDAEEGRAKAELARLRVQQELNQRMLGKVLPEVVVRLLEEAWSKVLLLLWLKHGDHSAEWQSGLDTMDELIWSVEPHDGSEARMRLLELVPGLLKALREGLTSSAFDPFATSEFFSQLEALHVQACQRDLQQPTRVEEGGGTPAMVAVVEEIILGEPGERPTADAQVRLPDDDAGLLLVDTLRPGSWVEIQEDDEHRLRCKLTAIIESSGKYIFVNRTGMKVLEKSRMGLAVEFRRGSLRVLDDALLFDRALDSVVTNLRKLKVK, encoded by the coding sequence ATGCATAACGACGGGAAAGTAGTGCCTTTGAACAAGGCCGCTGCTGATCAGGCCAATCAGACGCCTTTGGCGCGCCTGCCCGTTGTGCTATTGCAACTGCGCGACAAGGCCGCCCAGCAGCTCAAGCAGGGCCTGCAAGCCCTGTTCGACAACGCCGACGACACCCTCTTTGAAATGGCCGACCGCGCCCAGAACAACGTCGACCAGAACACCTTCTTCGAAGCTATGCGCGACCTGCGCCTCAAGCGTAAAAGCATCGAGCGCGGCTTTCTCGAAAAATTCTACGAAGCCTTCGTTGCTATCGGCCAGTACGACGTGAGCGAGCCTGCCGTGGCAGTGGCCGTCAGTTACGACAAGCTGGCGCTGGTGCCTAACGACGAGCTGGAACGTACCGTGGCCCTCGACGCCATGGTGGCCAAGGTGATCAGCCGCGACGGCTTCGCGTTGGGGCAACTGACCACGCGGCTCAATGTGCTGGTGACCAAGCGCCTGGACGACGCCAGCAACCCCTTGGGCCCGGCGATGCTTTGCGACTACTTCCTGCAGGCCGGGCGCAACCTGGGCGTGGAAATCAAGGTCAAGCTGATCATTCTCAAGCTGTTCGAGAAGTACGTGCTGGCCAACACCGAGCTGCTGTACGCCGAAGCCAACCAGTTGCTGATCGCCACCGGCGTGCTGCCTGAACTCAAGGCGGCTCCGGCGCGGCGCGCCTCCGACCACACCCGCGAGCGCCCGCGCAGCACCCCGGCCAGCCCTGCCCACGCGGTCAGCCCGCCACTGGATGATGGCGTGGCCGAAGTATTTTCCGCGCTGCAAGACTTGTTGCACCAGATGCGCGGCAGCGTTGCGCCGCGCCTGGAAAGCAGTGTGCCGGTGCAGCCCATCTCCACCAGCGACCTGATGCGCCTGCTCTCGCACCTGCAGCAGTACGTGCCTAACTCCCAGGCGGCCCAGGACGACTACGACCTGCGCCACCAGCTTGAACAACTGCTGACCCGGGTCAGCGTCAAAAGCGGCAAGTCGCGCGTGGTGGGGGTGGTGGACGAGGATGTGATCAACCTGATCGCCATGCTTTTCGAATTCATTCTGGATGACCGCAACCTGCCGGACTCGCTGAAGGCGCTGATTGGCCGGCTGCAAATCCCGATGCTCAAGGTTGCGGTGCTCGACAAGAGCTTCTTCAGCCGCGGCAGCCACCCGGCGCGGCGCCTGCTCAACGAGATCGCCTCGGCGGCCATGGGCTGGGGCAACCGCGACGACTACCAGCGCGACAGCCTGTACATGCGCGTCGAACAGATCGTGCAGCGCCTGCTCAACGACTTTGTCGATGACCCGGCGCTGTTCTCCGAACTGCTGGTGGATTTCCTGGCCTTTAGCAACGACGAGCGCCGCCGCGCCGAGCTGCTGGAGCAGCGTACCCGTGATGCCGAGGAAGGCCGTGCCAAGGCTGAGCTGGCACGCCTGCGGGTGCAGCAAGAGCTCAACCAGCGCATGCTCGGCAAGGTGCTGCCCGAGGTGGTGGTGCGCCTGCTCGAAGAGGCCTGGAGCAAGGTGCTGTTGCTGTTGTGGCTCAAGCACGGCGACCACTCGGCCGAATGGCAGAGCGGCTTGGACACCATGGACGAGTTGATCTGGAGCGTCGAACCGCACGACGGCAGCGAAGCGCGCATGCGCCTGCTGGAGCTGGTACCGGGCTTGCTCAAGGCCCTGCGCGAGGGGCTGACCAGTTCGGCGTTCGACCCGTTCGCCACCAGCGAGTTTTTCAGCCAGCTCGAAGCGTTGCACGTGCAGGCCTGCCAGCGCGACCTGCAACAACCGACACGGGTGGAGGAGGGCGGCGGCACGCCGGCGATGGTGGCCGTGGTCGAGGAAATCATCCTCGGCGAGCCAGGCGAGCGCCCCACAGCCGACGCTCAGGTGCGCCTGCCCGACGACGATGCCGGCCTGTTGCTGGTCGACACTCTGCGCCCCGGCAGTTGGGTCGAGATCCAGGAAGATGACGAGCACCGCCTGCGCTGTAAGCTCACCGCGATCATCGAATCGAGCGGCAAATACATCTTCGTCAACCGCACCGGCATGAAGGTGCTGGAGAAGTCGCGCATGGGCCTGGCCGTCGAGTTTCGTCGCGGCAGCCTGCGTGTGCTCGACGACGCGCTGCTGTTCGACCGGGCGCTGGACTCGGTGGTCACCAACCTGCGCAAGCTCAAGGTCAAGTAG
- the ampD gene encoding 1,6-anhydro-N-acetylmuramyl-L-alanine amidase AmpD, which yields MQLDPASGWCDGVPHCPSPNFNERPEAEVSLLVIHNISLPPAQFNTGKVQQFFQNRLDPSEHPYFESISHLRVSAHFLIEREGQVTQFVSCLQRAWHAGVSTFEGREACNDFSIGIELEGTDELPFTDDQYQALTRLTEQLLAQFPGITAQRITGHSDIAPGRKTDPGPAFDWPRYLAGLQGKKEAR from the coding sequence ATGCAGCTGGACCCCGCAAGCGGCTGGTGCGACGGCGTGCCCCACTGCCCCTCGCCCAATTTCAACGAGCGCCCGGAAGCGGAAGTGTCCCTGCTGGTGATCCACAACATCAGCCTGCCGCCGGCGCAATTCAACACCGGCAAGGTTCAGCAGTTCTTCCAGAACCGCCTGGACCCCAGTGAACACCCTTATTTCGAAAGCATCAGCCACCTGCGCGTGTCGGCGCACTTTTTGATCGAGCGCGAGGGCCAGGTGACGCAGTTCGTCTCGTGCCTGCAGCGCGCCTGGCATGCCGGGGTGTCGACGTTCGAGGGGCGTGAAGCCTGCAACGACTTTTCCATCGGCATTGAACTGGAGGGCACCGACGAGCTGCCGTTCACCGATGACCAATACCAGGCCCTGACCCGCCTGACCGAACAGTTGCTGGCGCAGTTTCCCGGCATTACGGCGCAACGGATCACCGGCCACAGCGACATAGCACCGGGGCGCAAGACCGACCCGGGCCCGGCGTTCGACTGGCCGCGCTACTTGGCCGGCCTGCAAGGCAAAAAGGAGGCACGATGA
- the ampE gene encoding regulatory signaling modulator protein AmpE produces MSFLVLLLVIWTEKFSGWRLRIQRDRYYLGELARLEASPRLAKEPWLVLALWILLPALLLTLLLMVLKPVAYGLLALPIHFLVVVYSLGRGDLQATMGPFRDAWRRGEEQAALHVAERDLGVTAENAPSLLEKVQAHMLWQAFQSFFAVIFWYFVLGPAVALSYRLLALAAEHSKVPAVAERAAQLRHAFDWVPVRLLAASFALVGNFVAVTKVMVHELLNWHISAKQLIADVGHVAGEIPEPVVGAEGVSSLNSLWELLLRSAVLWYAGFALWTLFY; encoded by the coding sequence ATGAGTTTTCTGGTGTTGTTGCTGGTGATCTGGACCGAGAAATTCTCGGGCTGGCGCCTGCGTATTCAGCGTGATCGCTATTACCTGGGCGAGCTCGCGCGCCTGGAGGCCTCGCCGCGCTTGGCCAAGGAGCCGTGGCTGGTGCTGGCGCTGTGGATACTGCTGCCGGCATTGCTGCTGACCTTGCTGCTGATGGTGCTCAAGCCCGTGGCCTATGGCTTGTTGGCCTTGCCCATTCACTTTCTGGTGGTGGTGTACAGCCTGGGCCGGGGCGACTTGCAAGCCACCATGGGCCCGTTCCGCGATGCCTGGCGCCGGGGTGAAGAGCAGGCCGCGCTGCACGTGGCCGAGCGCGACCTGGGCGTGACCGCCGAGAACGCGCCCTCGCTGCTGGAAAAAGTGCAGGCGCACATGCTCTGGCAGGCGTTCCAAAGCTTCTTCGCGGTGATCTTCTGGTACTTCGTGCTGGGCCCGGCGGTGGCACTCAGTTATCGCCTGTTGGCGTTGGCGGCCGAACACTCCAAGGTGCCCGCGGTGGCCGAGCGCGCCGCGCAGCTGCGCCATGCCTTCGACTGGGTACCGGTGCGCCTGCTGGCTGCGAGTTTTGCCCTGGTCGGCAACTTCGTCGCGGTCACCAAGGTGATGGTGCATGAACTGTTGAACTGGCACATCAGCGCCAAGCAGTTGATTGCCGACGTGGGCCACGTGGCTGGCGAGATCCCGGAGCCGGTGGTGGGCGCCGAGGGGGTCAGCAGTTTGAACAGCCTGTGGGAGCTGCTGCTGCGCTCGGCGGTGCTGTGGTACGCAGGCTTTGCCCTGTGGACGCTGTTTTACTGA